A genomic region of Chryseobacterium sp. KACC 21268 contains the following coding sequences:
- a CDS encoding glycosyltransferase, whose amino-acid sequence MKLLSVVVTYVPDFHDLKKNIKTYLPHVDQLIVWENTPTNQIKYNKEELDKENGKLIFLGEAKNVGMGKALNAAARYAVENGFTHLLTMDQDSFFEKGMLEKFKQLIIDGDFSNVGAFGVNYASNDKLAYKKDSTGITTVEECITSGSIFPVELFREDIFFDEKLFIDAVDFEYCYRLNREFDKKTIIFTDVVLTHQLGYSDDSFFGKWANNYSAFRTYYLLRNQLYIWRKYPEFFGFYKRRHFVVHYVGIRFFSIIFSEDDKKEKLKSFFKGLFKGLFDKIN is encoded by the coding sequence ATGAAATTATTATCGGTAGTTGTAACATATGTTCCAGATTTTCATGATTTGAAAAAGAATATCAAAACATATCTCCCTCACGTAGATCAATTGATTGTATGGGAAAATACACCTACCAATCAAATAAAATATAATAAAGAAGAATTAGATAAAGAAAATGGAAAGCTGATTTTCCTAGGAGAAGCGAAAAATGTAGGTATGGGAAAAGCTTTGAATGCAGCTGCTCGATATGCTGTTGAGAATGGATTTACCCATTTACTTACTATGGACCAAGATAGTTTTTTCGAAAAGGGAATGCTAGAGAAGTTCAAACAATTAATCATAGACGGTGATTTTTCAAACGTAGGAGCGTTTGGTGTCAATTATGCGTCCAATGATAAATTAGCATATAAGAAAGATTCCACAGGTATAACAACAGTGGAAGAGTGTATTACTTCAGGTTCTATATTTCCAGTTGAACTATTCAGAGAAGATATATTCTTTGATGAAAAATTGTTTATAGATGCTGTTGATTTTGAATATTGTTATCGGTTGAATAGAGAATTTGATAAGAAGACAATTATTTTTACAGATGTTGTTTTAACACATCAGCTAGGGTATTCTGATGATTCTTTTTTTGGTAAATGGGCAAATAATTATTCAGCTTTCCGAACTTATTATCTGTTAAGAAACCAACTTTACATTTGGAGAAAATACCCAGAATTTTTTGGTTTTTATAAAAGAAGACACTTTGTTGTACATTATGTAGGTATCAGGTTTTTTTCTATAATTTTTTCAGAAGATGATAAAAAAGAAAAACTAAAATCTTTTTTTAAAGGTTTGTTTAAAGGATTGTTTGATAAAATAAATTAA
- a CDS encoding glycosyltransferase family 2 protein, with the protein MMEKDFLVSVIIPNYNHSSFLKERIESVIAQTYNNYEVILMDDCSKDNSRDIIEEYRLHPKVSQVIFNEVNSGSTFKQWNKGISAAKGHYIWIAESDDVASPLFLEKIMAPIMSDEKIVLSFSQSYRMDHKGSVTGSWLDFMKSTDKDLFLTDFVLEGSEFIKRSLLFKNTIPNASSLVFKKLAYLEIGGADTTLKYCSDWLTWLKIATVGKVSFNTSPLNYFRYHQNSVIAKSKVSKEIFKKKYDIILRELFAKFLKSSSPDTSILGANEKQKQAEIEIEKFVILKAEKKYLSAVGVIFPNIFDNRFFKMFIDVMKESISEKVNKTMLKKLRKQV; encoded by the coding sequence ATGATGGAAAAAGATTTTTTAGTATCAGTAATCATACCTAATTACAACCATTCTTCATTTCTTAAAGAGAGAATAGAATCTGTAATTGCTCAGACCTATAACAACTATGAAGTCATCTTAATGGATGACTGCTCAAAAGATAATAGCAGAGATATTATAGAAGAATACAGATTGCATCCAAAGGTTTCCCAAGTTATATTTAATGAAGTTAATTCCGGTAGTACATTTAAACAATGGAATAAAGGAATTTCAGCAGCAAAGGGCCATTATATATGGATCGCCGAGTCAGATGATGTCGCGTCCCCTTTATTCTTAGAAAAAATAATGGCTCCGATAATGTCAGACGAAAAAATTGTGCTTAGTTTTTCCCAGTCGTACCGAATGGATCATAAAGGCAGTGTTACAGGAAGCTGGCTGGATTTTATGAAATCAACAGACAAAGATCTTTTTTTAACTGATTTTGTTTTAGAAGGATCAGAATTTATAAAAAGATCACTCTTATTTAAAAATACGATACCTAATGCTAGTTCGCTAGTTTTCAAAAAATTAGCTTACTTGGAGATTGGAGGCGCTGATACAACTCTGAAGTACTGCAGTGATTGGTTAACTTGGCTTAAAATTGCAACCGTTGGAAAAGTAAGTTTTAATACATCTCCATTAAATTATTTCCGATATCATCAGAATAGTGTGATAGCAAAATCTAAAGTATCAAAAGAGATATTCAAAAAAAAATATGATATCATTTTAAGAGAACTATTTGCAAAATTTTTAAAAAGTTCATCTCCAGACACTTCAATTTTAGGAGCAAATGAAAAACAAAAGCAGGCAGAAATTGAAATTGAGAAATTTGTAATCCTTAAAGCAGAAAAAAAATATCTATCTGCTGTAGGTGTAATATTTCCAAATATATTTGATAATAGATTTTTCAAAATGTTTATTGATGTTATGAAAGAATCTATTTCAGAAAAAGTCAACAAGACAATGCTCAAAAAATTACGGAAGCAAGTCTAA
- a CDS encoding EpsG family protein, producing MLIIVLIFLLHFIFGLIVENLSGRFVSLFFNIFLFALILVFSVGVTYTADWQMYYWFFKYEEDTTDKVYYSLTLLFKKWGLPFEDLFKFHIVAINVLYYFLIRKFTRNYFYVMLVFVVINYVHSVNQLRFFLGLPIIQIGFYYLLYKRNLLISLPLLVLGVLCHSALVLLLILIPMFYISQQKYLKKILVATAVSSVIILIALKTGLMAILLHFSAYFEDDATSSFLGGLFNAFPYIIYITFLYIENKKMIKIFPEYENDKLYQYLYKLTFFPVIFIPPAFVAPVLGHRYVIPFIVIWVIFYLYIIKDLNHKQRFTKFLVFMMIHIIVTCFYYIFPDFIAKDNHYLHELDVMLKSINYLKSFYY from the coding sequence GTGCTAATAATCGTTCTCATTTTTTTACTTCATTTTATATTCGGACTGATTGTTGAGAATCTGTCGGGAAGATTTGTATCGCTATTTTTTAACATTTTTCTATTTGCTTTGATTTTGGTGTTTTCTGTAGGCGTTACTTACACTGCAGACTGGCAAATGTATTATTGGTTTTTTAAATATGAAGAAGATACAACCGATAAGGTCTATTACAGCCTCACATTATTATTCAAAAAATGGGGACTGCCGTTTGAAGACTTATTCAAATTCCATATCGTAGCTATTAATGTTCTATACTATTTTTTAATCAGAAAATTTACAAGAAACTACTTCTATGTAATGCTTGTATTTGTAGTAATAAACTATGTCCATTCTGTCAACCAGCTGAGGTTTTTTTTAGGATTACCCATCATTCAGATTGGCTTCTATTATCTTTTGTATAAAAGAAATTTATTGATTTCCTTACCACTTTTGGTTTTGGGAGTTCTTTGCCATTCTGCATTGGTTTTGCTATTAATATTGATACCAATGTTTTACATATCCCAACAAAAATATTTAAAAAAAATATTAGTTGCTACAGCGGTATCTTCAGTAATAATATTAATAGCATTAAAAACTGGTTTGATGGCTATACTACTGCATTTTAGTGCCTACTTTGAAGATGATGCCACCAGTAGTTTTTTAGGAGGTCTTTTTAATGCTTTTCCATATATAATTTATATTACCTTTTTATACATTGAGAATAAAAAGATGATTAAAATATTTCCTGAATATGAAAATGATAAGCTTTATCAATATCTCTATAAACTAACTTTCTTTCCAGTAATATTTATACCGCCTGCTTTTGTAGCACCAGTTTTGGGACATAGATACGTAATACCATTTATCGTTATCTGGGTTATTTTTTATTTATATATAATAAAGGATTTGAATCATAAACAAAGATTTACCAAATTTTTGGTATTTATGATGATACATATTATTGTGACATGCTTTTACTATATTTTTCCAGATTTCATTGCAAAAGACAATCATTATCTCCATGAACTTGATGTAATGTTGAAATCTATCAATTATTTAAAATCTTTTTATTATTAA